In a genomic window of Rhinoraja longicauda isolate Sanriku21f chromosome 23, sRhiLon1.1, whole genome shotgun sequence:
- the LOC144605033 gene encoding troponin T, fast skeletal muscle isoforms-like, with protein sequence MISFAFLSFVNREKEEVEEIVEEEQEAAEDEPKLEEAEEAEEEEAKPKPKLFIPNLAPKMPDGEKVDFDDIQRKRMEKDLVELQALIESHFERRKKEEEELIALKARIEKRRAERSDQQRIRAEKEKERVNRAAEEKNRKEEEELRKKVEVDFKKKKVLSNMSLNYGSYLHKTETRKGGRKQTEREKKKKILADRRKPLSTEDLGEGKLKEKATELADWLLQLEGEKFDLSERLRRQKYEISLLQIRVQEQMGKFSSKGTRGKAKVGGRWK encoded by the exons ATGATTTCTTTTGCTTTTCTCTCTTTTGtgaacagggagaaggaggaag TGGAAGAAATAGTAGAAGAGGAACAAGAAGCTGCTGAGGATGAACCCAAATTGGAAGAAG CAGAAGAAGCTGAAGAAG AAGAGGCCAAGCCTAAACCCAA ACTATTTATTCCAAATCTCGCTCCCAAAATGCCCGATGGTGAAAAGGTTGACTTTGAT GACATTCAGAGGAAGCGTATGGAAAAGGATCTCGTGGAACTTCAAGCACTCATTGAGTCTCATTTCGAGAGGAGGAAAAAGGAGGAAGAGGAACTTATCGCTTTAAAAGCGAGAATT gAGAAGCGCAGAGCAGAAAGGTCGGACCAACAGCGGATCCGGGCAGAGAAGGAGAAAGAACGTGTGAACCGAGCGGCT GAGGAAAAGAACAGGAAAGAAGAAGAGGAGCTTCGAAAGAAGGTGGAAGTGGACTTCAAGAAGAAGAAGGTTCTGTCCAATATGTCACTGAACTATGGAAGCTACCTGCATAAG ACTGAGACCCGTAAAGGTGGCAGGAAACAAACGGAGAGAGAAAAGAAGAAGAAGATTCTGGCGGACAGGCGCAAACCCCTCAGCACCGAGGACCTCGGCGAAGGAAAGCTCAA GGAGAAGGCGACGGAGCTGGCGGATTGGCTGCTGCAACTGGAGGGAGAGAAGTTCGATCTCAGTGAAAGGCTGAGGAGACAGAAATATGAA ATCAGCCTTCTGCAGATCCGAGTTCAGGAGCAAATGGGGAAATT CAGTTCGAAGGGAACTCGTGGCAAAGCCAAGGTGGGCGGTCGCTGGAAATAG